CGCGTGCTGGCGCGCCTTGAGCGCACCACGCTCAGATTCCCAGATTCGAGGATTTGACAATTTTCTTACGGGAGGACTAGTCTTGCGTGCGGAACGGCAAAAACCCGCCGGACTCTGCCGGTGGGTGGCCCCACACACCCCACTTCACAGGAGGACACGACATGCTGAAACCTTTAGGTGACCGCGTTCTAGTTGAAATCATCGAGGAAGCCGAGCAGAAGACCGCTGGCGGCCTGTACGTCCCCGACACCGCCAAGGAAAAGAGCCAGCGCGGCAAGGTCATTGCCGTGGGCAGCGGCAAGATGCTGGACAACGGCACCCGCGTGGCGCTGGACGTGAAAGAAGGCGACACCGTGTACTTCGCCAAGTACGGCGGCACGGAAGTCAGCCTGGAAGGCAAGAACTACTCGATTCTGGCCGAGCGCGACATCCTGGCGATTGTGGAATGAGGGGCGCGGGGCGTCTGAGCTGGTCACACGCCCCCCCACCCCTTGCTTCGCAAGGCCCTCCCCCACGGGTGGGGAGGGAACAACAGGAACAACAAAGGGCTTAGACCCTTTGACTCTTCGACCCTTAGACCTTCAAAGGAGAATCCATCATGGCTAAACAGCTCGTGTTTGATGAAGCCGCCCGCCGCAGCCTGGAACGCGGTGTGAATGCCGTCGCCAACGCCGTCAAAGTGACCCTGGGGCCGCGTGGCCGCAACGT
This sequence is a window from Deinococcus multiflagellatus. Protein-coding genes within it:
- the groES gene encoding co-chaperone GroES gives rise to the protein MLKPLGDRVLVEIIEEAEQKTAGGLYVPDTAKEKSQRGKVIAVGSGKMLDNGTRVALDVKEGDTVYFAKYGGTEVSLEGKNYSILAERDILAIVE